AAGGCTTCGGCTCATAAGGGTTATAGGGGATTGCTATCAGCGAACTCGGGTTAGCATCCGGCTTTTCAGCCAATAGAACGGCTGTCCATTCTAACAAAGTTCGCTTAAATTCTTTGAATGCCCCTTTATTCGGTTTTGCCGTTTTAATATCAAAAAGAAATATTTCACCGTTTTCATTTTCCAAATAAATATCAATCATTGTCGGCTTTACCGTTCTCATTTCACCTGTTTGACAAACTTCTCTAATTAGTTCAATTTCTTTTTGTTTATCAGGTTTTATATTTGCCGCCGTTAATTCATCCATTATTTTTTGTATTTCAAATTGCGCGGCGATACTTATTTTTGACCCCGCGCTAACTTGTCTTTGCGCGACTTTAAATTTTGATGTTGCTAAAGCGATTGCAACAGGTTCAAAAATAGTCGTGCCGAAGTTCGTGTTTAGAGAATGAATAAAGGCATATAAAGCCAACCGATCTTTTCCCAAAAGCCTTGTATGAAAAGGCATTGATGCAGGCTCAGGGTTGTACGATTCAAATCTATTTTTTAAACTTTGTTTGATCGTTTCTTCAACGGCATGTATTTGATTTTGAGTTAATCCCATTACTTTTCTTTTAAATGAAATATTATTTCCGCATAAGCGCCTTTATCTTTTTCCGTCCGATTTAAAACCGGTCTTTTATATTTATTTACAATCTGCATTCCTGCATTTTTGGCGATTTTTGGATAAATATTATATTTATCATTAGCCACAAGGAAAACATCATAATTGTTTTGAAAAAATCGTTTTGCATTATTTAAAACTTGCGATATTCCTTCGATATATGAATTTCTTGCCTCGCCGCCTTGACCTTTAAAAAGTGGTCCTATTTCCAATTCGTCATTTCTTTCGAAGCCGAATAAATCATAAGCATACGCATGTTGTTCATGGTAATCAATTAACCCGACATAAGGAGGACTTGAAAAAATACCTTTGATTTTCTGTTGTGCCGTAAAATCACCGAACCCTTTATTTTTTTCTTTGAGCTTTGCAAAAATATCAATCGTCCGCGCATCGCCTTGCAAGCAAATTTGATAAGTTCCCGTTTTGAGTGCCGAATATTCTTTTAGCCGAGCTACGGTATCTTTACTATAACGCTCCCACCATGAAATAATGGAAAATAACGGCTTGCAGATTTTCCCATGCTTTTTGCAATAATATGTTTGCGTGACAGGCTCTCTTAAAGTGGCTAAATCGGCATGAGTGGTGGCTCTACAAGAACGGATGGTTCGACTTAAAATAACGGTTATTACTTTTTTTACGGCAGGATTTTTGACTTTTTTTAATTGCTCAAAAACAAAATAAATTTCATCTTTGACAGGCTGAAGATACCATTTGTCGATAAAATTCTCGGGGCGACTTTGCTTGATTTGAATATTATATCTTTTTAGAAGATGATTAAATTTGGGTAAAAATATATCTTCTTTTTCTTTTACGTATTCTCTCTCATTAATTTCTTTTTGTCTTACTTTGATTTTAAATTCGGGTGACGGAAAAAATTTTTTATTAAAAATATTTAATTCGGTAAGTAACTCATTTTCGAACTGCAAATGATTTGATTCGGAAATAAATTTTCTTAATGATTGTGTGATTTTTCTTAATTCAGCTTGCAAGTCTTCAAAATCGACATCTTTGACTTTTACATTTGAAATCAAGGCGTTAAATGCGGAAATATCGACCCCGACGGCGTGCAGTCCCAGCTCGCCGGCTTGTACCATTGTTGTTCCG
Above is a window of Chloroherpeton thalassium ATCC 35110 DNA encoding:
- a CDS encoding TdeIII family type II restriction endonuclease, which codes for MGLTQNQIHAVEETIKQSLKNRFESYNPEPASMPFHTRLLGKDRLALYAFIHSLNTNFGTTIFEPVAIALATSKFKVAQRQVSAGSKISIAAQFEIQKIMDELTAANIKPDKQKEIELIREVCQTGEMRTVKPTMIDIYLENENGEIFLFDIKTAKPNKGAFKEFKRTLLEWTAVLLAEKPDANPSSLIAIPYNPYEPKPYSRWTMAGMLDLPQELKVAEEFWDFLGGDGAYNDLLDCFERVGIELRKEIDHYFERFNPNR
- a CDS encoding DNA methyltransferase — its product is MNDYLTVKEASDWASEYLNKNVTASNISYLIQYGRVKQYKNNGNNLVSKEELIRYYKSINGRRENDWKERLGDDLNWALSFDWLKETDTTKHVHRLHPYKGKFIPQLVEYFLDSHVDDFKKEIYFNAGDIVLDPFSGSGTTMVQAGELGLHAVGVDISAFNALISNVKVKDVDFEDLQAELRKITQSLRKFISESNHLQFENELLTELNIFNKKFFPSPEFKIKVRQKEINEREYVKEKEDIFLPKFNHLLKRYNIQIKQSRPENFIDKWYLQPVKDEIYFVFEQLKKVKNPAVKKVITVILSRTIRSCRATTHADLATLREPVTQTYYCKKHGKICKPLFSIISWWERYSKDTVARLKEYSALKTGTYQICLQGDARTIDIFAKLKEKNKGFGDFTAQQKIKGIFSSPPYVGLIDYHEQHAYAYDLFGFERNDELEIGPLFKGQGGEARNSYIEGISQVLNNAKRFFQNNYDVFLVANDKYNIYPKIAKNAGMQIVNKYKRPVLNRTEKDKGAYAEIIFHLKEK